Proteins encoded together in one Triticum dicoccoides isolate Atlit2015 ecotype Zavitan chromosome 7B, WEW_v2.0, whole genome shotgun sequence window:
- the LOC119335423 gene encoding homeobox-leucine zipper protein HOX18-like, giving the protein MERQDLGAWLGLATGGGAAWHIHDGKRRTGPVQLDALFPQHGKEERDQDEQKTGGKGARRKIKVGGDDEGRSSSSNGPCLSDGGGSDDAGGGRRKKLRLTKEQCALLEGSFRAHNILSHVQKQELARQLNLTSRQVEVWFQNRRARTKLKQTEVDCEFLKRWCESLTHENQRLKHELLELRRSTAASVAASTKLFAQLPRAAAMVNLCPSCEKVAVNN; this is encoded by the exons ATGGAGCGACAGGATCTGGGTGCATGGCTTGGCCTAGCAACAGGCGGCGGCGCCGCGTGGCACATCCACGACGGCAAGCGGCGGACTGGCCCTGTCCAGCTCGACGCGCTGTTCCCGCAGCACGGCAAAGAAGAGCGTGATCAAGACGAACAAAAGACGGGAGGGAAAGGTGCAAGGCGGAAGATAAAGGTCGGCGGCGATGACGAGGGCCGATCGTCGTCGTCGAACGGTCCGTGTCTGAGCGATGGCGGTGGCAGCGACGACGCCGGCGGGGGCAGGAGGAAGAAGCTCCGGCTCACCAAGGAGCAGTGCGCCCTCCTGGAAGGCAGCTTCCGTGCCCACAACATACTTTCTCAT GTTCAGAAGCAGGAGCTGGCACGGCAGCTGAATCTTACCTCGAGGCAAGTGGAAGTGTGGTTCCAAAATAGAAGAGCCAG AACAAAGCTGAAGCAGACGGAGGTGGACTGCGAGTTCCTGAAGCGGTGGTGCGAGAGCCTGACCCACGAGAACCAGCGGCTGAAACACGAGCTCCTGGAGCTGCGGCGGTCTACGGCGGCGTCGGTGGCAGCCAGCACGAAGCTCTTTGCCCAGCTCCCCAGGGCGGCGGCCATGGTGAACTTATGCCCGTCCTGCGAGAAGGTCGCCGTGAATAATTAG